The following coding sequences are from one Thermostaphylospora chromogena window:
- a CDS encoding ABC transporter substrate-binding protein, with protein sequence MATAALLRDWKLNHSMDLRTDPVFMRGMTQSRRVSRREALRIAGLATAGLALAACGVQGKKADPPKADAVADFWADKKQNGTLRFANWPLYIDKDGKRYPSLEKFTAETGIEVVYQEPIQEMPTWFGKIQPMLASGQDIGYDVMVMTNGFQLTRALNLGYLAPLDHSRLPNFAANAGETFKNPAWDPDNAHTIPWAAGVTGIAYNPEYVDEVTSIQELWNPKYKGKIGMMVDTQEIANFGMFALGIDPEKAGRAEWEKAAAKLQEQRDAGLVRKYYENDYVEALARGDVWITMAWSGDIYQQIAEGKNLKFVVPEEGATIWTDNLCIPKTARNPVDALMLMDFVYRPEVARMLVEYINYITPVPATKDLILARAQEESGEERETLEELANSPLVYPSEADQARLRSYSILSTADEKVFEDIFQPITQG encoded by the coding sequence CCGTCGCGAGGCGCTCCGCATCGCCGGCCTGGCCACGGCGGGGCTCGCGCTCGCCGCCTGCGGCGTGCAGGGGAAGAAGGCCGATCCGCCCAAGGCTGACGCGGTCGCCGACTTCTGGGCGGACAAGAAGCAGAACGGCACGCTGCGCTTCGCCAACTGGCCGCTGTACATCGACAAGGACGGCAAGCGCTATCCGTCGCTGGAGAAGTTCACCGCCGAGACCGGCATCGAGGTCGTCTACCAGGAGCCGATCCAGGAGATGCCCACCTGGTTCGGCAAGATCCAGCCGATGCTCGCCAGCGGCCAGGACATCGGCTACGACGTCATGGTCATGACCAACGGCTTCCAGCTCACCCGGGCGCTGAACCTCGGCTACCTGGCGCCGTTGGACCACTCCAGGCTGCCGAACTTCGCCGCCAACGCCGGCGAGACGTTCAAGAACCCCGCCTGGGACCCGGACAACGCGCACACCATCCCGTGGGCGGCGGGCGTCACCGGCATCGCCTACAACCCCGAGTACGTCGACGAGGTCACCAGCATCCAGGAGCTGTGGAACCCGAAGTACAAGGGCAAGATCGGCATGATGGTCGATACCCAGGAGATCGCCAACTTCGGCATGTTCGCCCTGGGCATCGATCCGGAGAAGGCGGGCCGGGCCGAGTGGGAGAAGGCCGCTGCCAAGCTTCAAGAGCAGCGCGACGCCGGCCTGGTGCGCAAGTACTACGAGAACGACTACGTCGAGGCCCTGGCGCGCGGCGATGTGTGGATCACCATGGCGTGGTCCGGGGACATCTACCAGCAGATCGCGGAGGGTAAGAACCTGAAGTTCGTGGTGCCCGAGGAGGGCGCCACGATCTGGACCGACAACCTGTGCATCCCCAAGACCGCGCGCAACCCGGTGGACGCGCTCATGCTGATGGACTTCGTCTACCGGCCGGAGGTGGCCCGGATGCTCGTGGAGTACATCAACTACATCACGCCGGTCCCCGCCACCAAGGACCTCATCCTGGCCCGTGCGCAGGAGGAGTCGGGGGAGGAGCGCGAGACCTTGGAGGAGCTCGCCAACAGCCCGCTCGTCTACCCCTCCGAGGCCGACCAGGCGCGACTGCGCTCCTACAGTATCCTCAGCACGGCCGATGAGAAGGTTTTCGAGGACATCTTCCAGCCGATCACCCAGGGCTGA